AGAGAATCTGCCCGCCCAGCCCGATCTGCCGCAGCGTGCGCTGGTTGCGGTCGTCGCGCTCCCGAACCCGCTGGTCGCGCTGGAACAGAATACGATGCGGGGTAACCGTCCGGTCGATGCCAAAGCCGCGCGTGCCGTTGTGCAGATAGATCAGCGCCCCCCGGCCAGCCTCGGCGATCATCCGCAATGAAGCGTCGATCACCGCTCTCCCATCCGAGTTCACCAGCCCGAAGACGTCCTCGGCCAGCGAGTGCGTATGCACGCGCACCGGCACCACGGCGTCGGCGGTCACATCGCCCATCACCAGCGCCACATGGCTCTCGTCGCCCTCCACCTCGCTCTCGTACGCGATCATCCGGAACTCGCCGTGCTCGGTCTCGAGCATCGACTCGGCGACGCGGTGGATGTACCTCTCATGCTGCAAGCGATAGCGGATCAGGTCGGCGACCGTGACCATCAGCAGATCGTGCTCGGCACAGAACTCGACCAGGTCCGGCACCCGCGCCATGGTCCCATCCTCGTTCATAATCTCGCAGATCACCCCAGCCGGAATCAGCCCGGCCATCCGCGCCAGGTCCACCGACGCCTCAGTCTGCCCCGCCCGCACCAGCACCCCGCCCTTGCGAGCCCGCAGCGGAAATACATGCCCAGGCCGGGCAAGGTCCCGCGCTGTCGAGGCCGGGTCGATGGCCACCTTGATCGTATGCGACCGGTCCGCCGCTGAGATGCCCGTCGTCACGCCCTCGCGGGCCTCGATGCTCTCGGTAAACGCCGT
This is a stretch of genomic DNA from Granulicella sp. WH15. It encodes these proteins:
- the ribB gene encoding 3,4-dihydroxy-2-butanone-4-phosphate synthase, whose amino-acid sequence is MAQDTKKFAAVEDAVAAIRAGKMVVVVDDEDRENEGDLTLAAEFVTPEAINFMAKFGRGLICLTLTEDRADYLRLGPMTQDNTSRFGTAFTESIEAREGVTTGISAADRSHTIKVAIDPASTARDLARPGHVFPLRARKGGVLVRAGQTEASVDLARMAGLIPAGVICEIMNEDGTMARVPDLVEFCAEHDLLMVTVADLIRYRLQHERYIHRVAESMLETEHGEFRMIAYESEVEGDESHVALVMGDVTADAVVPVRVHTHSLAEDVFGLVNSDGRAVIDASLRMIAEAGRGALIYLHNGTRGFGIDRTVTPHRILFQRDQRVRERDDRNQRTLRQIGLGGQILSDLGIRRIRLMTNTPTHVPALQGFGIEIVDQVQIPTGQTIRR